TTTGTCCGGTAGTGCCATATTTCGGGGTGGATTCTGAGAACGTCTTAATACATCATTGTGATGATTCAGCgcgattaaaaaaataatacagctgctgcatgtttgtttgctttgattattttgtttaaatccAGTGGTTAACTGCCTGGATGTGAAATCAAAGCCCAGGACGGTGGCTCTGGCACTGCCATTGTTACAATGTAACCAGTGGTTAAATGAATTGTCACTTCAGGTGAACCAATTCAACACGAAACCGTGGTTTGGAAACGTTTACTAAAAGGTTAAATCCATGCATGCATTCAAAgccaaatgaaaacaacagcacACTTCTCAGATTTACAAACAATTGCATTCATATTTGACAGAAATGCCATGAGAAAATACTGGAAATCCAACCTGATCTCGCTAAACCGCTGTCTCGGCTCGCTCCTCTTCACAACGGGgtgatgaagcagcaggtttGAACAGCAAAAAGCTCATGAGTTGACAAAGCAGCGAGAAGAAGCGCTGTGTTACAGAGGACAGGCGATGTCTTTGCAAAGTGACGATCATAAAGACAACCTTAGTTACACAGTGTTTGACATTCCGAGACTCTCCGGGTCTCCTGTCTCTCCACGCACTGCTCGTGAAAGTCGCAAACAACTCCCCGCCTACAAAACAAGCAAGCGAGGAAATCCCCGTGCACAGCCTTCATACTATAACTGAAGCATTACAACACCAGGAGCGATTCCTCATCGTGGGAAATCACCTTTTGCGCGCGAAACGGCTGGCTGCCACGCTTCGTGAAAACCCAAACTGGAGTGACACGTTTTATTCGCAGCTCATGAGTGTGTACAAAAGATTAGCTGCCATCTCAGCATAGTAGGAACTCGACTGTTGTCGATTCCCCAGCAGCTACACAAGAACTTCCTGTCAAAAATTTCACAGTAAAAGCCGCTGTCTTCGAGAACAGTTAAATTGCTGCGATTGCAAACGGCGGaaactcttattttgaaaagtgattCTCGTTCGAATACAGCCAGCTTGACGAGTTTAGATGTCAGAAGCTAGGTATGCTAGCCCATGAAGCTAACCGAGACCAGCTTGTCAGCGGCGAGGCGAAGGCATGCACACTCAGCATAACAACACCACCGACTCCGCTTGGTTTACAGACCCACCTGACTTAAAAATGAAGTTACTGCCGTCAGTGTCCTCTTCTTATTCCGTCACGGCGGAGCCCAAACACTAGAGGCAGTAAAATTTGTGTTTCACTGACAGAAGCGAGAGCGCTTCCAAATGCCAGCTCGTGCTCTCCTTGTTGATTCCTTTCTCTTGTATCGAAGCCAGACGTCATCATGTTTGGTCACGTGCCTTCATTCATGAGGGCTCTTCTTTcctcacaataaaaaaaacatcctttatcTAGAAATGTTTCAGCTATGTTTACAGTAAAGTAACTAATACGGTACTTGCATTTGCAGtatcataaaaatacaaaatgtgttgtttatatttaataaaaacaaaacagactcaCAGTTTCATTGCGTTGTAAAATACAgcgtttgtaaaaaaaaaaaaaaaaaaaaaaaaaaggtgttagaAAATGATCACACTGCATAAACACAAGTTGATCAATTAAACATCTTCCAGAAAATCCCTGGTTGGTGCTTTTCTGCATCATCGCATACCACTGAATTGCAGTTATGTAGTAAGCCCAACATTTTCATCCATCACCACCGTCCCAAAGAACTGAtttaaatacgttttttttaaagtagtcTTTCACATTCAATagtagaagtattttttttgtccacttACTTATCCTGAAAGTGGTGCGACAGCACAGAAATCAAACCTTAAGTGGGGAGAGCACCaattcaaaatataaaactttTAACTCTTATAAAGAAAAGGCATTCccttacattaaaatatctctTATATATTTCACACCTTTATCTCAAATGTATGTGTTCATTTAGTTCAAGAAAGTAACCCTCTAGGTTAGCCTTCAACAATCACTTGCCAGTAGTTGTTTATAGCTTATACTGCATCTGATGATGTCACCGATGTAAAGGTATCATCATATAAacattgttttcaaatgtgACCCAAAAAAACCAATCACTTCTTCTTGATCTTGGGGTTACTGCTGTTGAACATACTGATCCCACCAGATCTGACATTAACAGTTTCTGCAGTCACTCCTGGCTGCTGCAACACTTTGTCCAGAGTTGTCTTCTTTATGGCGGCAGAGGAGATTTTCTCTTGGTCGGCCAAAAACTGAAGTTCTCTTTTTGATGAAGGGAAGAAACAAAGggacatttaaaatatataaataaataaacatatcaGACAAAAACAATAGCCTAATAGTACTCCTAAGACTGTGTCATCAGCAGCAGAGAACAATTCTCTCTTGCATTCAGCTCCATCTACTGTCTGAATGATATACTTCAAAAGAAATATATCACTGTGTGGTCATTTCAATATGACCATTAACTTAAAAGCATTTGTTGTGTATCCCTCTGACATAAAATATgatttgttggtttgtttgtcaCACACTTTTCTGATCAACCTACCTCGTCCTCACACAGGACGTCTCTACAGCATTGATCAGGAGGCTGCGGAAGCCGCCGCTCTCCATGACGTGCAGGGCGTGGATGGTGGCGCCTCCTGGTGAACACACATTGTCCTTGAGCTGCCCAGGGTGTTGATCTGAGTCTAACAGCATTCGAGCAGCCCCCTGTTAAAAAGGGACACAAAGAAAGGTCCACATTAGACTAACACATCACTGTTGCAGATGAGACTTGGCAAAATCTTATTTTAATTTAGGAGAGAGCTTATTTAACTGTTTGCTTAAgtattaaaatgagaaaaagagagtaTTTGTACACAAATCATGTAGGTGCATggcagtgcaaaaacagcagcatgtggAAGAAGATATGcccgcacacttgctcaaatgccacaaaaagtttttattctATCACAACCACCAAAGGTCTTCTTCAGGGGTTCATTTTTATTGTCACCTGAAGAAGATCTTCTTTCTTAGAATTCAGATTTGCAAGTTTAAGTCAATACTCTcttattgttatttaaaaaatgatttatgataATTAAGTTGTCACACCATAGGTCATATTCGCAGGGCTAATCTGTTAAATGAAccatattttttattgaaataaaatataaatattcagCACCAGTGAATCAAGAATTGTGTCACATGAGTCCAGATGACaacttattgttattttttcccAAGCCAATAAAACATATATAGAAAAACACCCAAGAAAGCACATGTGATgtataaagattaaaaaacatttagtaCCAGTAATGCTTGGGCTCCGAGGCGTACAGCTAATCTTCTAGGCAGGCCCATTTTTACTCCACCGTCAGCAAGAGCATCCACAGCTGTGAACGCCTAGGAGGCCACAAGAATAGCTTTTAGGATCATTGTTGTTACAATGTGTGTAAAGTTAAAAATGacttatttcttattttcattATAAAACACACTCTCTTGTATATCCATGACCTACGTAAGCAGGGCCGCTGCCACTGAGGCCCGTTACAGCGTCAATCAGGTCCTCTTCCACCTCAGTGCAGTATCCCACACTGGCCATCAGCTGCTCCAGTAGCCTCCCATCCTCCACCAGTGCATGAGTGCCTGTGGCGTACACAGTGGCCCCCTCACGCACCACCACTGGAGTGTTGGTCATGCAGCGCATCACCTTCGGATCAGGGCGATACTGATACAGCTTCTGTAAAGAATAACAATGTGCTGATTGCATTTCCTTAAATTCTAggaacaaaaagtgaaagatgGTTTTCATCGTTTCTTTTTCACTGTCCTCAAACTGATATGATTCTTAGTTAAGAAAGGTGATAGACTAGTTGAGCTTTATTTACTCAAATCTgccttaaaaacacacaaaaaaacatgttagcctattttaaatgaaaatgtataacGTTTCAAGTCCATGCAGATAACCGTTCCATGTCATGTAACAACATGTGAGTATTCTGCCTCAGGGTCTGCCAAGATCAAAGCTCAGATATACAGTCAGAccttattgtaaaaaaaaaaaaaaaaaaaagaaaaaaaagggaagattgAATTTTAGACACTAACCGTAAACAAGACCGGAGATGTTTCAGAGAACATAATTTATGGTCAGTAGAAGAAAATGTCAGATAAAACTAAAtatcaaaatgattttaaagatcAGAAATATGAGGcaaattataaaacaaacaacgGTTCTACAACCCaacttttgtcttttgtcaGATGCATTAATGTCTGCATATGCCCGAAATAATAACAATAGGtttattttaagacaaaagAGCCTTAATGAACTCTGCAATTAGGTGGCAGCAAATATATGTCTTTAAAAATACAAGTGTATCCACAAAATCCCAATGCTGATGGTCCCTGATTGAAACAAACTGTACACTTATTATATGtccattatttaaatgtatcacTTATGCATCTCTGCTTCTACTATAGATTATCTATATGAtaaagtatattttatttatttatttttctgatattttgatACATGTCCAATATTTGATTCCTTTCCATACTATTTTTTATCTTATATCTTTGGTTCTCCTGTTTCTTGGTAAtttttatcaggtttttttaaTAGCCTTTTTCAATTCAAGAATAGATCCAACAATAGTATTCAAACTCAAGAATATTCTTAAATCTTCAACATCACCTTCATTTATCCCTATAGGTCAAAAACATGACACCCACTGATGAAAACTGTCTTACCAAAGACTGCATAATCAGACAGTGTTGGATGTGAATGTCTCTGAGCAGTCACTCACAAAGGGTTCTAACTTGCCTTCTCTATCGAGCTGATGGTGACTCCTGCAGCGCATGACACAATAAGGTGACGATCTTCAATGTCTGGTCCAATCTCATCCAGTACAAAGGGAATGATGTTTGGCTTCACAGCTAAGAAGAGGACATCGCTTTTGCTGACCGTCTCTTTGTTGCTGGTGGTGAAATTGACCCCCAATTTCTGTAATAGTGACATTGTACTGGATATAAGTATGCAATCTGTGGGAATACATTACCTGCAAGAAAGGCAACGTTTTATAAGCTACTTTgataatgcacacacaaaacgGCATGCAGATTAAAGCAGACAAGTTGATAGGCCTAACCATCCCTAATTGTATACCCACCCGCAGCCCCTGGACCGTAGGGAGGTCTGTGTCCGGGGAACTGGCTGTGATTCTGTGGGTGGCAATCACGCCTATAAGGAGGGGAATAATCCAGAAATAAATTCAGTGTCTGATTGCAATCATCTCACATGAACAACATACATCAAATCTGAATAATAGGCCAATATACATACAAGGTACTACAGTAGATTCAGAACTCACCTGCTGCTGTGAAGCCCCTTACAAGAGCGTGGGCCAGCTGACCCGCTCCTATGAAACCCACGCTCATTATACCTGTGAATTAGAAACATTTACCTTAACAGGTCATTCAATCTTATGTctgcaaatcaaaaaaaaagtcgaacataaCGTCTCAGAAGAGGTGTAGCAGCTCATAGTGTGTTCTACAGTTTAAGTAAACAAACTCACTTCCTTATAAAGCGAAGAAAACGACATTTATGTAGGCTTACACGTGGCGACAGCAGCCATGTTATTGTGcaataatcatatttaaaactTACTAATAAACTGATGAGTTCCGTAGTGCGCCGACCAAAAGACCGATAGACTACAGCAACAGTTCCTCTGAACCCCCAAAATACAGCGAAGTCAACGTGGCTCAGTTGTCTCGCGCCCATACCTGGGTAGAAACAATTGACTGACAAGCGGACAGACCAATGAGCATGCGTATTTAGTCGACTGGTAAAACGTTTGACCTATCACGGCATTATGATTAAAATACTTTAGGGCGGGTTTTGTAAGGACGAAATACCAGTTGCATCAGTCTGTGCCGGAGGGCAGAAAAGTTTGCTGCTTGAACTTTACTATCATCTAGTGGCGAAAAGCTTGAAAGGCATGCTGCAGACCATTTTTCGGAAAAGGAGACAGACTCTTATTCTGACCCAGAAAGCAACAAATGAAGCCCAGTTTACAGTCGAAAGCGTGTAACACATTTGATATCTTAACCAAAGTTCAGCAATCAGCAACAACCAGTTTATTTCACATCTGtctatcttttattttaaatcccAAACATAGGCCTAATAGGCTATATGATGAGTATTTAAGTAGGCTATTGCCCATTACCtagtagccccccccccccccttaacagtttatataaaaaaatgaattgtacCTTGGAAACAATGAGGAAGTAATCAGCAAATAACTGACtgatctctcaaccggaaggtcaggggttaaATCCTTAACTCCTGCAGTCACATTtagaagtgtccttgggcaagtcaCTGAACCCCAAAATGCTCCTGCCTCTATGCCAGCAGCATGTGAATGtctgtgaatgggattagttaatactgatggacaaaTTACATAGAATCCTCTTCAATCAGTGTGcaaatgtggtgtgaatgggtgaatgtgacatgcattgtaaaagcatttttgagcagtcagaagactagaaagcaGTAGTCAAGTCAGGAACAGTTGGTATTACAAGGAATCAAATAAGGAACAAAGGAGGATTTATAAAGGCTACTAGTCAACCATAAGTCAACGATTAAGCGATGAACTGTGATTCATTCCTCGTTTGCTCCCTAATGACTAGGTTACTAGAAGTTTTTCCAATTTAATATTAATGGGAAATGATTGACATAATTTAACTATggctgtaagaaaaaaaaatatatttatataattttaaaaCAACCTTCTCCTGTTCAGAACAAAATCAACATAGAgatttaaagtaaatatttatccACAGGGGACGCCGAAATCAGCACCAACCAAAGATCCTCTCAGGAGCTTTTAGTCCTTACCAATACACAATGAGACTTCTGATTGCACTCTGTATTAAATTAGTTTAATGTTCAGTGAAAGTTCAGAGTAAAGCTACATTTACATTACTCAAGAGCGAAGGACACagtaataaaatataaaaaacgtGAATTCTTGACGTTTTATTAAACATTGAATACATCAGAATTATTGCCAAAAATAGATCACTACATGATGTGCTCATCCAAAATAATCAGTCTAATACTGTTGGCAAAGTGTTTCCTTCAAAATTAATGTATCAGATACATTTGACATTCACTGAATGGCGGGAAAAGTCTTCTAAAGTTGAACTTAAGGCCTAACACGAGTGAAGACAAGAATACAAAATGGAAAGTAAAAATACAGCAAAATGGCTAGACCTTCAAACCCTGAAGCTATGTTCAGTGCACACTGCAGACTTAGCATAAGCTTTGCATCTCTACGAGTTACATTTTCAACCACTTTAGTGTTTAAATACATAATACATCAATGATTTAATAAAGCCTGTGTTAGTCTGACTGACATAAAACTTCTTATATTCTCCACATTATCCAATAATAGctctgtcctgtgtgtgacCAGCAGAGGAATTTGGTGCAGAGGGATGCATTTGGTGCTCAGATGGACATTTCCAGGATACTCTGTGAAGAAAGTTGCTTAGGTCAGCTCATCAACAGTGCACCTGGCAGGCTCTCCCTGGTAGGTCACTGCAGAACTGGAGAAAGGCCCCTGAGATTGTAGCATGGGGTAATACTGCCTACAGACCCAATTTGGAATAGtcactgaaaaggaaaaaaggcaCACATGCATACCACACCATGAGTCGTTTACAGAGAGACTTTACCATGGAGAGCATGGTCAATGTGGGCCTTCAActttctttatttgtctgtgAGGGTTTTCATTCTGAAGGGTTTTTTCAGACAGCAGAGCTGGAGACAAAGCGAATCCTCTGGGAGTAAACAAGATCAACAAAATAGAGAATCAGGTTGACATTGGTGAACACTGCCACCACCAGCTTGCTATCCCAGGAACATTCCCCACGTGGGCAGTCCTCAGGGCGAGTCGTGTTGCCGTACTTCTTGTCGAAGCTGAAGATGGGCCAGATCAGTGCTGTGCTGAGGTAGAGGATCACAGCAAAAAAGGTGTAGACAACCACAAACCGGTCGAAGGGGAACCGCAGTGATGAGGTCCTCCCAGAAACTGTCAGTATCACCACTATGACAGTGATGGAGAAACACAGGCTGTACACCACCACACAGTACTGAGAAGCAATGTGGACAGTGTACTCGCTGTCATTGGCCAGAGCTCCGAAAATAATGCAGGCCACAAAACCCTGGACCACCTTGAGTAGACCAGACACAGTGGCCATGTAGCCCACCACAGCCCCTGGTTTGGCTCGAGTTAAGAACACTTCAGCGCCGTATGGGAAGCAGcaaacactggagcagacagtGACTGCAATGCGGTACATTTGGACTTCACAGCCCTCATCTGGGCACTCTGATTGGAGGAAGTAAACAGGGTAGACCACGGAGGCTGTGATATACATGAGGGTTGCCAGCATGGCAAAGGCCACGGTGAAGTTATCCCAGGAGATAGGCATGCACGTGTGAAGCCGAGTAATATCCAAGGTGAACACAACCAGTGTGACGGCAAAGCAGAAGCaccacacaaacatgcagaagaTTCCATAGTTGGCGCTGTAGCCCGCACTGTGGGACACCAGGGCCATTATGGTGCAGCCAAGAAGCAGCTGGCACATTCGAGCTGCCCCTAAAGGTGACAACACAGCGTCTTTGTTGAGGTAGTGTCCGCCATGAGAATCCATGGTTTGTGTTGTTCTATGAGGGCAGCTGGTTTTCCTTGTCGCAGTTTTTGATGTCTTGCTTTCGGTCCTGGTATTCTAGGGGTCCACTCTTGTCTTTAGTCACAGACCTCACCCTCTTGGTTGCTTTTCACAGGAGATCCTTAATTACAAATGTCTGTAGTCCTTCCTTCAGCTTGCCTTGTAATTACAGTGGTGCAACAGAGTTACATTTATACACTGTTAGGCAGGCGTTTCTTTAAAAAGAGCTTGTAATAGTCAAGGGTATTTAGTAAGACCTCTGGCTCTAAACCttgaacattttctataaagTATATAACACTGGTATCAGTccttcttttttatgttttcaaggAGTTATGAATTTGATCCTGGTCTTACTCAGAGCTGTAGTGAATGTCCTCAGAAATCCtggattgttttctttaatcaCCAAGTTGTCCAGTGCctgaaataaaagtaaagtccTCTAAAAGTCATACTCAGACATTTGCCCTCAGTGCAGAACAGGTGGACAAGTTCCTCGTCCTGTCAATCAACATCCATAACTTGTATCCTTATAATTCCGTTGCGTTAGGCCCCAAAAACGTCCCATTAGAATCCTTCACACCGCTGGCTCTGTCTCATGCTCTTTGTCTCGTCGTCTCAGTCGCCTTTTGCCCAGctcctgtcctgtgtgtgtgtgtgtcagtgtgtatatGCACTCAGTGGATTGCTAAGGGTGGTTGTTTAAACGAAAGTTTGTTGCCGAGCCCAGGGTTACAGGCCCTGCCAGCTCTAAAAATAGGGGGTCTATATTCCACAGAGGGGTGGGAGGCTACATGTGGCGGCCAGTATGGGAGTCGTATTTCTAGGGAGCACCCAGAGAGGCTGAGTCAGAGCTCCCTCAGTGAGAAACTGGCATTTATACTCAGCATAatgacagggagagagaggctaAGACTCCCATTAGAGACAAAAATTACATACAGGTCCAGAGGGATGATTATGCACCAGTGATGACAGATTTGAACGATGGATGTGTGAGGGAAGTGGAAACAGATTAGTAGAGACTTAAAATACCTTAACCTGTGATATAATGATGCTTTGATTGTAGATTTACAGTGTATGTGGTGATTCTCAGAGAAAACCACCACCTGTTACAGCTTTTGAAGTTGTTGTGGGATCAAATTGTGGACttaaataaaatgctttaaCACCAATACATAGGGGTGGGGATCGCATGGCAGCTCATGATACGAAATAAAGCCAACACAATACATGGCCCACAATGATGAGTTCACGATTATGCAATAATTATTATAAGACAATGATATGATACATCACAATCTGTTTAATTGAGGCATACAAAGTGCCCCTAAATGGGTGAACTGcagggttaatatatatgtataaggCCACATCTTCTCTGGCCAATTCACTTTTCTTCAAGTTGCCTGCATGAAGCGCCAAAAGGTAGTGACACAGTGAATTAAAATGCCTTGGAAATCTGTTCAGagtcttgttttctttattaataTATCAATATTTTTGCACCAGCGATTTGATATTTATATCACACGTACCACATTACTTTCTTGTTGTTGAAATATATGAAATCACTCTTAATTCTATTACTTACTTTAATCCCAATAATTGGGTTGCTGTAGATAAAGCTGAAGTtaacttttaaacacattatttGTTCTATAGGGACAAAGTTTGTATTTGGAGTGCAATGTCCTGTTCAGACTTTAGTCTCAAAGCACAACAGTCTACTTGAAGTAATTAGCCTTGTGATGCAGCAGAGGGCTCTCTCATACTGTACTATGAGCATTCACCTCATTGACCTGGATCAGATCAGATTTTGAAgctgaaaaatgtttgttggGGTTAAATACGTCATAACCAGCCTCCCTCCTTgtcttctcctttcttttctgtcaTCCTGACTTTCGTGCAGGTTGCGGGCATGACTACACAGACATCAGCGACGGTTAAGGTCCCTAGGTCTGCCCAAGATGTAcggtacaaataaaaaaagtcacatCATTTTAAGAATACAAGCTACATTTTACTGAAGCAATAATACAAAACATataattttgttgcattttgttgCAAGTAATGGTAACTGTTtgggttaaaaagaaaatgttttcatcattgCTTGAATTTAGGATTGACCATGCTTTTGCTGACGTCCATGGGCCTCCCATGCGGCTTGGCCCCAGAAAGCAAACCTTCTAGTGCATCCAAACCGTTTCTTATATTGTTTTCAGTGATttctaattgaaaaaaaaacaaaaaaaaaacgaacatATTGCAATTCTAAAATCTGTTTCCTTTATTTAGGAGAGTAATGATGTTCTATTTTGTTTGAAGAAAAAGCTTCTAAAATAAAAGGTGTCGAAGAAACTTTcgactgtcagtgtgtgtgtgtatgcgtgtgtgtgtgtgtgtgtgtgtgtgtgtgtgtgtgtgtgtgtgtgtgtgtg
This Labrus bergylta chromosome 16, fLabBer1.1, whole genome shotgun sequence DNA region includes the following protein-coding sequences:
- the pycr1a gene encoding pyrroline-5-carboxylate reductase 1a, with the protein product MSVGFIGAGQLAHALVRGFTAAGVIATHRITASSPDTDLPTVQGLRKLGVNFTTSNKETVSKSDVLFLAVKPNIIPFVLDEIGPDIEDRHLIVSCAAGVTISSIEKKLYQYRPDPKVMRCMTNTPVVVREGATVYATGTHALVEDGRLLEQLMASVGYCTEVEEDLIDAVTGLSGSGPAYAFTAVDALADGGVKMGLPRRLAVRLGAQALLGAARMLLDSDQHPGQLKDNVCSPGGATIHALHVMESGGFRSLLINAVETSCVRTRELQFLADQEKISSAAIKKTTLDKVLQQPGVTAETVNVRSGGISMFNSSNPKIKKK
- the LOC109995153 gene encoding myeloid-associated differentiation marker-like protein 2 → MDSHGGHYLNKDAVLSPLGAARMCQLLLGCTIMALVSHSAGYSANYGIFCMFVWCFCFAVTLVVFTLDITRLHTCMPISWDNFTVAFAMLATLMYITASVVYPVYFLQSECPDEGCEVQMYRIAVTVCSSVCCFPYGAEVFLTRAKPGAVVGYMATVSGLLKVVQGFVACIIFGALANDSEYTVHIASQYCVVVYSLCFSITVIVVILTVSGRTSSLRFPFDRFVVVYTFFAVILYLSTALIWPIFSFDKKYGNTTRPEDCPRGECSWDSKLVVAVFTNVNLILYFVDLVYSQRIRFVSSSAV